A region of the Epinephelus fuscoguttatus linkage group LG13, E.fuscoguttatus.final_Chr_v1 genome:
aaaaatgcgctgcgtttctttgcaaatggaagtttttggacaatgtcggagatgctgagcacttgagtaagacaactgtatgcagggcggtcagaaaagtgtgctcgttttacaggcatctgccttctttctgttggctgagtagaagtctgtgttagttttaATAGggttaattatttaacagaacatgatatagatgagaagacatttatgtgtgtgaaaacagcattatgttggtgataaaacaactgcacagtcaaacagccacgtaatatttactttacaatgtaaaacatgatcaaaatgaggtacccccatgagattatgccaaggtcttacctgtttgaacagtgtttttatatttcatcctgaaCTGCTGCCAAGTGTGCTTCTCCCCCATGGGactgcacctaaatgaaataaattaataggctaccattcaagcagttttcccctgtaatattattgtgattgcaaaggactatATTTAAACTTAATCAATGACCcaagcagcaatgttctcccacgccgtctccctctcttttgcagctgcagcggtgttgcacttctttttgaaaacgtgtgcaaactcacagtatgagcgcattaagatttctaattctagtggggtgaaaaacgcagccctcctcttccccgttgccacTGTGACTCGTCGAATcagggctccattgatgctggctttttatagttgtggtgcatgcgcttaactccaggtgaaactactccgagttgattaaactggttcaaatcagctgttctggaactggaaactcagagtttcctatctcagagtagatcaactcagagttcaggattagactcagagtttgttgaacctgctttgcaAAACGGACCCCAGGATAGCTTTTAGGAATGGGGGCCAAACACTTCTCATTGGTAATGTgtttaaaagtattaaaatggCTGTCACAAATGATTTAAAGTTATTTCTAAAAGAAACTGTGTGGTAAATTATATGACTTAATCCTCCATAGGTGGAttactgtctatggagcagctccagactttatacctgataatatcacaagtttgagacttattTCTCTGGCTTGTGGCTATGACAGAaggtagctcatgttcacaagtACTGATTGAACTTTCTTAGGCCATAGAAATTATATAGTAGAATGCTTAATTTAGGTcgcatttttattgtttttccatGAAAACCAAACTAATAACTAACTTCATGGCTTCTACAGCACGTGAAAGCTATAAACTAGCTGCACCCTGCAATCGGCTCACATTTTACAAACATGGGAAGCAATGTCTGATTGTCTCATTTACTTCAGCTTATTCAATAAAATCCAAGTTGTTATTTGCTTCGAGGTCTTGTGTGAGGATGCTCTTGATATCAATGATTACTGTTCTGGATGAAATCAGATCTGGATAAAAACCAAACATTGTATTCAAACACATGCAGTTTTGAATCCACATGTTTTTAAAACTCATATAGTGATTGACTTTATGTGGAAAATTGACGCATATACAGAAACAGTGTTGCTCACTGTGCAGAGGCAAGTCAGAATAAGATTAAAAGCAGCTCCTACCCAGTGCAGACATGcttgtaaaatataaaaaagacataCAAATTTAATAAATAGTGCAAaaaagaagggggggggggggggttaaggTGCACAGTTCTGCGGTGctacatatacatatttataaataaaaaaagatatgtCTATAGATTAAGGAGATAAAAGAAATTATTGCTTCAGCACAAAGTAAACAACTTTGGTGAACTTGAAGGAAAACTAGGTTTGTAACTGATATAAAAAATGATCTCCTGGTTACTTAGCATTATTGTGCCCTCATGATTCGTGCGCTGGGAGATGGTCGCACATTACAGAATAGTGTCAGAATGACCAACTCAGGTCTTCCATCAAAATCTTATAATTCACTGTGCCATATAttccagccaacatttgtatgagGCGTCCATATGGGTAGTAAACGGGCTGAAAATGGGTCCTATATGGAACTGTCCACAGGTTCCATACTGGCCCCATGACATTTGCTAGGGCTGGGTCGGTTCTCtgtaataccaattcggttaggtactccgtcttggaccgggttttttttttttttgagaccgaccaGACTGCATACTCGGGCGGAATGTAGGCGGAGCGGACTCCGTGGAGGTCCGCCCGGTAAAAGTGgatgtccgcaagccctgtgcgccaAAAGCACGACCGCATGGACTCCACTCCGCGCACCAGACTgcttggcatgtatttttcacattgcagggatttttcacagacatttttacaggacactacaacgcggaagtgcgctcgactccgcttatccaccttatttttcactcCCTGCGTTCCAAATGgcatacttctactatatacttttagtatgttgcagctgcccttaaaaagtatgtagtgtagtatgcagtatgcatgcTACTGGGACACACTACATCCACTCCCTGAACTCtgaccctcttgctcacttcCGCCGCCGTCCATAgcgccacatttgaatattttgtgttgttgtacttcGGAGATGCAGCAAATCTCCTCTCGTCGAGCTCGCCAGAGTCGTGCATTCCGTCGGAGGTGCCGgagagctctgttgctgttatgtcgtaatgtatgttgttgtttctaataaactgacGTGTTCACGTAAACAGTCCCAAGCCTACTATTAGTGACCTGTCTATTGACCTGTCTACTAGTCACCAGTAGGcatattaacccccttcacacacagctctctgttgctggcagatatttgttgttaaatgtatttacagctatgcagctgctggcactatattctgtctgcacgtgaagcagccttacattcacattacttttatttgtagtgtaacacatttgcacattcttactacattacttaatatgtatttgactttcactatttatatatttactagtctatactgctcatacctggcccatagtatattcatatttagtcatattcattatttataccacacttaCCCCACTGCCTGTACTGGTATAATCTTCTATATTGTAGTCATAGTTGAACCCCAACATTGATTAtactataatcacaataaagttgtctgtgttgtctgtgtCGTGTTGTCTTCTGTGCTATATGTGGGCGTTGGTTGTACACGCAGCTCAGTCAGTGCGACGTAACTTCCACTGCGCAAAggactgtgggtcagaatggccaaagaagcatgctgacatgcacaCCGTGAAATgtgaccggatgtagtagaacatcctggtacttttggcatactgcatctgacatactatgtattgggacacactaattctttttctggcatactaaatagtatggtagtatgggtattggaacgcagGGACGGaaacatggaggcaaaacagaatgCAGCCAGCTTCTGGTTTTTTGTGCAatacttccggtccagcactcttgaccactgtgtaaatgggaatcgccttgttgtttaccttgttgatatgtatatataaaaccagaagctggctgcgttctgttttgcctccatgtttCCATCCctgcgttccaatacccatactaccatactatttagtatgccagaaaaagaattagtgtgtcccaatacatagtatgtcagatgcagtatgccaaaagtaccaggatgttctactacatccgtatatatatgtatatacatacatacagtatctcacataagtgagtacacccctcccatttttgcaaatatttcattatatcttttcatgggacaacactatagaaatgacactttaatataacttaaagtagtcagtgtacagcttgtatagtagtatagatttaccttcctctgaaaattactcaaaacacagccatcaacatctaaacagttggcaacataagtgagtacaccctaCAGCGAACATGTCcaaacatgataatgacccaaaacacacctagtagatgacaactgccttgctgaggaagctgaaggtgaaggtgatggactggccaagtacagtacaggccaaaagtttggacacaccttctcattcaatgcgttttctttattttcatgactatttacattgtagattctcactgaaggcatcaaaactatgaatgaacacatgtggagttatgtacttaacaaaaaaaggtgaaataactgaaaacacgttttatattctagtttcttcaaaatagccaccctttgctctgattactgctttgcacactcttggaaTTCTCGACAGCaactgaatatatatatatatatcactgctttgctagctcagtcatgttgtaacggctggatggttgatgcgtacatgctgattcgggtgctatcagagccgatctgCGCATCACTAtagcttaatgatcaactcagtcaataaaaacaacccatcCTGTGTttggagtgtatgtcgctgacagaaagaaagaaagaaagaaagaaagaaagaaagaaagaaaataaaataaagaaaataaaaaaaggtagaaaagcagtgtacacctcacatatttatttctcacagttgcgcacatgtttggctggcatgcagaagcaccacctgtgtgtcgagggtgcgagccacagcttcagctgctcaggcagagaggctgtgtagcccggtgtgttttttcgctgattcggttctgcaggttctctgctggtacactggagacggggatcaagctgTTTGTCTCACTCAGGATAGATTGGGCTTTTTGGCTCATAGTctttgattgacgtgcgatttattcgcgtttagaagGAATAATTTTTACCGGCAATTACCGGATAACGGAAACATgagcacagttatctatataaaatacacagactaactaactaactaactaactaaactaactgattgactaacataaacaactgacaattgaaaaaaattagcttgcaccgttagcaccggtaagggaaagcatgagggaaagcggctgaccggaagttacgcacaaaaacacggaagttgatcactatttacttccgtgtttgaaaataaggtggatagtaCGCCCGaatctgtgagcacctgtgtctgcctcttcgccaAGCGCACAGTGACCACATGGGTTGGTTAACCCAAGTGGGCACCAGATAAGATGTCCATTTCTGACCCATATCCACTTTGTACTCAGGTAGCCCCAGCATGACCCATGGAGGGCCAACCTGGGcaaacccacccatgtgggtAATTCTCATAGGGCCAATATGGAACACATGGACAGTTcaatatagggcccatttttatCTCATTTACTACCCAAACGGGCCCCACATACAATGTTGGCTTGATGTCGAACTTCTGtcaggaagattttttttttgtgtcccTACTGATCCCCAGATCCTCGGGTAATTATAATTCCTGCCTCTCACTTACATTGGTGAAGTTGAGATAATTACAATTCTGGAGTGCAGAGAGGATTGAATGGAAAAATAGTAAGGAGTGGAGGACAGAACTGTCAGTGGAAGATGTGAAAGGAAGGAACGGATGAAGATTGAGTTTGAGAAAGATGTGCATGGAAACCATAGTACCTCAGTCTCTGTGGAGATAAACAGCAACAGAGGTGGGCAGAGAGGATAGAGATAAATCTTCTGTTTGACAGAAAGCTTTGGTCAGAAAGCTGCCAGAGTTCAGCAGCTTCTCATCTCTGGTGATGGAGACCTTGGAGGAATATGAACTCTGCTTTCCACAACTCCTCAACACCTCCTGCAGGAAGCCAATTCGGTCTTATTTTGAGGCCATGCTCATTTACATTGTGTTGTCCTCCATTTCTCTGTCCACTGCAGCTTTTAACCTGCTCGTCATCATCTCTATCTCCCACTTCAAGTAACTGAATATTACATCAATTTATGAAACTGTTAGATAGTACTAACAAATATTGCTTGATctcaaactattttttttggtattttagtcattgctgtgtttgctttttttttctaaattataataaatactataaataataaatatattctgGTCTTCCTCTGCAGGCAGCTCCACACCCCGaccaacctcctcctcctctctctggctgtctcAGATTTCTTTGTGGGCCCCCTCAATTTCTTCCAAATTATGCTCATAGATGGTTGCTGGCTCCTCGGTAACATCATATGTACTCTGTATCAGTATGTAATATACATTATTACCTCTGCATCTATAGGAACCACAGTGCTTATATCAGTCGACCGATATGTGGCTATTTGTGATCCTCTGCAGTACTCCACTAAAGTCACAAAACAAAGAGTtcaagtctgtgtttgtctgtgttggaCAGGTTCTATTTTCTTTCACAGCCTGCTGCTGATGGATAACCTGGAACAACCCGGCAAGTTTAATTCCTGCTCTGgagaatgtgtgtttgtcatcAACTACATTGCCGGAATTGCAGATGTGTTATTGTCCTTTATCGGTCCTGTCACTGTCATCATAGTTCTGTACATGAGAGTATTTGTGGTGGCTGTGTCTCAGGCTCGTGCCGTGCGGTGTCATgtcacagctgtcactctcCATCAAACAGCAAAAGTAACTGTTAACAAATCTGAGCTGAAAGCAGCCAGGACTCTTGGTGTTGTCATTATTGTGTTTCTAATATGTATTTGTCCATATTTTTGTGTTGCACTATCAGGCCAAGACACCTTACTCAATGCTTCATCTGCTGCCTTTGTAATCTGTTTGTTCTACTTTAATTCCTGTCTGAATCCTGTGATCTATGCCTTTTTTTACCCCTGGTTTAGAAAATCTATTAAGCTCATTGTTACACTTAAGATACTGCAGCCTGGCTCCCGTGAGGCAAACATGCTGTAGACAGACCCTTAGCATGAACAAAAACTATACGTGGTCATGTTGGTGAGAAACTGAATAACAGATTCTGAGTAAATCTGACCTGTGTAAACacttatacatacatatatataaaatgaaCATACATGATACAATCCAATATGCTCAAAGAATGACTGTTTCCTTGTTACTGCAGCAGTAAAGTCATTAACTGTCTGTTCATTAGTTTCAGGCACATCACCACCTCTAGGATTCTGCATGTATGAAGACTTGTTCACATTTTTGTTGTGCGTGCTGTGTTCTCAACACAGTAGAATTGATAAGAAATTGTGAGGTTGTCCCTACTCTTATCTGTGATTTCAAGTTATTTATATCCACATTAGGAAAACAGTGTAAAGACTTGTACTTAGTTTTAATACATGACTTTGACCCACAGACATTAGCAGAGTTAGAGCGATCTGTTGGCCCTCGTAAGGCGATTTGGATGATTATGATATGTAAAACGCctgctgtatttgttgttgtttaagtgGTTTACTCATATGA
Encoded here:
- the LOC125899320 gene encoding trace amine-associated receptor 13c-like → METLEEYELCFPQLLNTSCRKPIRSYFEAMLIYIVLSSISLSTAAFNLLVIISISHFKQLHTPTNLLLLSLAVSDFFVGPLNFFQIMLIDGCWLLGNIICTLYQYVIYIITSASIGTTVLISVDRYVAICDPLQYSTKVTKQRVQVCVCLCWTGSIFFHSLLLMDNLEQPGKFNSCSGECVFVINYIAGIADVLLSFIGPVTVIIVLYMRVFVVAVSQARAVRCHVTAVTLHQTAKVTVNKSELKAARTLGVVIIVFLICICPYFCVALSGQDTLLNASSAAFVICLFYFNSCLNPVIYAFFYPWFRKSIKLIVTLKILQPGSREANML